Proteins from a genomic interval of Corynebacterium freiburgense:
- a CDS encoding NupC/NupG family nucleoside CNT transporter, translating into MERLQGLLGILVIFGVLILFSRHRKSIKWRTLGVGLLLQIAFALIVLKWDYGFLALKKVAEGLEKLTEFTNLGTSFVFGRLFSSEPNQFVFALNVLPVIIFLGAIIGALYYLRVIQIFVDLLGGALKKILGTSKVESVWASTVIFLGQSEAPLVISPYLPKLTRSELFTCMTGGFASVAGSTLIGYSLLGAPLEYLLAASLMNAPGSLIVAKAFWPETEESDLDASVRHVRDTESKNIIDAIGSGAMAGGRIAIAVGCLLIAFIAFIAMISAVLQGIGGIFGQENWSLEGLFGLIFAPAAWLIGVPWEDAQLVGNFIGEKTIINEFVGFTSFGPHIPEMDPKSVMITTFALAGFANISSMAIQIGSIGGLVPERRGEVAKLAPLALMTGFATNMLNAAIVGVVVF; encoded by the coding sequence ATGGAACGTCTACAAGGGTTATTGGGGATACTTGTTATTTTTGGTGTGTTGATTCTTTTTTCACGCCACAGAAAAAGCATTAAATGGCGCACGCTCGGGGTGGGATTGCTTCTGCAAATAGCGTTTGCCCTAATTGTATTGAAGTGGGATTATGGCTTTCTTGCGCTGAAAAAAGTGGCGGAAGGGTTAGAAAAGCTTACGGAATTTACTAATCTTGGAACGTCATTTGTATTTGGCAGACTCTTTAGTTCAGAGCCGAATCAATTTGTATTTGCATTAAATGTTCTTCCGGTCATTATTTTCCTTGGTGCAATTATTGGCGCCCTGTACTATTTGCGTGTTATCCAAATATTCGTTGATTTGCTCGGTGGGGCACTTAAGAAAATTTTGGGAACCAGCAAAGTTGAGTCCGTATGGGCATCCACAGTGATTTTTCTTGGTCAGAGTGAAGCGCCGCTTGTAATCTCGCCATATTTACCTAAACTTACGCGCTCTGAGCTATTTACCTGTATGACTGGTGGTTTTGCTTCGGTAGCTGGTTCAACGCTTATTGGCTATTCGCTTTTAGGCGCTCCACTTGAATATTTACTTGCGGCAAGCCTGATGAACGCACCAGGTTCTCTTATTGTGGCAAAGGCATTCTGGCCGGAAACCGAAGAATCTGATCTTGATGCCTCAGTGCGCCACGTTCGCGATACAGAATCCAAAAACATTATTGATGCCATTGGTAGTGGTGCAATGGCAGGCGGAAGAATCGCTATTGCCGTGGGCTGTCTCCTTATTGCATTTATAGCGTTTATTGCCATGATTTCCGCGGTGCTTCAGGGAATCGGTGGCATTTTCGGGCAAGAGAACTGGTCACTGGAAGGATTGTTTGGTCTGATATTTGCGCCAGCTGCATGGCTTATTGGCGTTCCATGGGAAGACGCCCAATTGGTCGGTAACTTTATCGGAGAAAAGACGATTATCAATGAATTTGTTGGTTTTACATCGTTTGGTCCGCATATTCCAGAAATGGATCCAAAGTCCGTAATGATTACCACCTTCGCACTGGCCGGATTTGCAAATATCAGTTCTATGGCAATCCAAATTGGTTCTATTGGTGGATTGGTGCCAGAACGCCGAGGTGAAGTGGCTAAGCTTGCGCCATTGGCCCTTATGACCGGTTTTGCCACCAATATGCTGAATGCGGCGATTGTTGGTGTGGTGGTGTTTTAG
- a CDS encoding thymidine phosphorylase, translating into MTERFDAVDIIRTKRDRERLTTEQINWVIDAYTRGVVADEQMAALNMAIFLNGMDRTEIVDWTTAMMNSGERMNFDALSRTTSDKHSTGGVGDKITLPLAPLVAAFDVAVPQLSGRGLGHTGGTLDKLESIPGWQANFSNERMMEILEDPGCIICAPGTGLAPADKKIYALRDITATVDCIPLIASSIMSKKIAEGTASLVLDVKVGSGAFMKDIQNARELASTMVELGNDAGVRTVALLTDMSRPLGRKIGNALEVAESVEILAGGGPRDVRELTIALAREMLTLAGKPDVDIAAALDDGRAMDVWKRMIRAQGGDPDAPLPKAKHTLTVEADRDGYLGELDALAVGVASWRLGAGRARKEDPVQAGAGIEIHAGFGEPVQRGQTLFTLHSDTPERFERALESLMPGFAVTNTPVSLPESVILERIA; encoded by the coding sequence ATGACCGAGAGATTCGATGCAGTAGACATTATTCGTACAAAGCGAGATCGCGAGCGGCTCACTACGGAACAGATAAATTGGGTGATTGACGCCTATACGCGTGGGGTCGTTGCCGACGAACAAATGGCCGCACTAAATATGGCGATTTTCCTTAATGGGATGGATCGCACCGAGATCGTGGACTGGACTACAGCCATGATGAACTCTGGTGAGCGAATGAACTTTGATGCCCTTTCCCGCACTACGAGCGATAAACACTCCACCGGCGGTGTTGGGGATAAAATCACCCTCCCATTGGCGCCCCTGGTTGCCGCGTTTGATGTGGCTGTTCCGCAACTATCTGGTCGCGGCCTCGGACATACTGGCGGAACCTTAGACAAACTGGAATCTATCCCGGGCTGGCAAGCCAATTTCTCCAACGAACGCATGATGGAAATTTTGGAAGACCCCGGATGCATTATTTGCGCTCCAGGAACCGGCCTGGCACCTGCAGATAAGAAAATTTATGCGCTTCGTGATATTACTGCGACCGTCGATTGCATTCCACTTATTGCCAGTTCCATTATGAGCAAAAAGATTGCAGAAGGAACGGCATCACTTGTACTCGATGTCAAAGTTGGTTCGGGCGCTTTTATGAAAGATATTCAAAATGCGCGAGAGCTTGCGTCCACTATGGTTGAACTAGGAAATGATGCAGGCGTTCGTACCGTGGCATTGTTAACAGATATGTCCCGCCCCCTGGGCCGGAAGATCGGCAATGCATTAGAAGTTGCGGAATCAGTAGAAATTTTAGCTGGCGGCGGACCACGCGATGTTCGTGAACTTACCATCGCTTTGGCGCGAGAAATGCTTACTCTAGCTGGCAAACCAGATGTTGATATTGCCGCAGCTTTGGATGATGGCCGCGCGATGGATGTGTGGAAGCGTATGATCCGCGCTCAGGGTGGCGATCCTGATGCCCCATTACCAAAGGCCAAGCATACACTTACAGTGGAAGCCGACCGTGATGGTTATTTAGGTGAACTCGACGCATTAGCTGTGGGGGTTGCAAGTTGGCGGCTCGGTGCTGGCCGGGCACGGAAGGAAGATCCGGTGCAAGCAGGAGCTGGTATAGAAATCCATGCTGGTTTCGGCGAGCCCGTTCAGCGGGGGCAGACTTTATTTACATTGCATTCAGACACCCCAGAGCGGTTCGAACGTGCTTTGGAATCCCTAATGCCAGGCTTTGCGGTAACCAATACTCCAGTATCGCTACCAGAATCCGTTATTTTGGAACGTATTGCCTAA
- a CDS encoding cytidine deaminase, which yields MSPTDYELIELAHEAAEHAYAPYSQFPVGAALLLDDGRVITGCNVENASYGLTICAERNAVTRAIVTSEDAPGTGNPERMQIKAVAIVGLRAEPCYPCGACLQVLSEFNCERVIVAKNKESHSIAFAELLPYAFWSDSL from the coding sequence ATGAGCCCAACAGATTACGAGCTCATCGAACTCGCGCACGAAGCAGCGGAACATGCCTACGCTCCTTATTCGCAGTTTCCGGTGGGCGCCGCCCTATTGCTTGACGACGGTCGTGTTATCACCGGTTGCAATGTAGAAAACGCTTCGTACGGGCTTACGATCTGCGCTGAACGAAACGCAGTCACTCGGGCAATTGTTACCAGTGAAGATGCCCCCGGCACCGGCAATCCAGAGCGCATGCAGATTAAAGCTGTCGCCATTGTTGGCCTACGGGCTGAGCCGTGTTATCCCTGCGGTGCCTGCCTCCAAGTACTTTCAGAATTTAATTGCGAACGCGTGATTGTGGCCAAAAACAAAGAATCACACAGCATCGCCTTTGCTGAGTTATTACCGTACGCCTTTTGGTCAGATTCGCTCTAA
- a CDS encoding sugar-binding transcriptional regulator, translating to MDARDEQALTAVKLYYEEGLSQAEVAQEMGVSRPTASKLIHHGKQRGFVTIHIHDPRKTGSELAKKIIARYGLQDVRLAQLPRETHSDLLRELGRAGADLLSEHIRDDMKVGVSWGNTMFAVAQHLPVTDVHGVEIVQLKGGTSHSQYSTNDIGTINKFCSAFHAQARTLPLPVIFDNAEAKRIVEQDRHIAHILQLGRLTDVVIFTVGEVHPKSLLLNLGYLTQEEIDLLVERAAGDACSRFFTKEGEIALPSVDERTVGITLEDLAARPMRILVAGGTEKVTAIHTALTMGLATHLVIDQGTAQRILDLG from the coding sequence GTGGACGCTCGTGATGAACAGGCACTCACTGCTGTAAAGCTCTATTACGAAGAGGGGCTTAGCCAGGCTGAAGTTGCCCAAGAAATGGGAGTTTCGCGGCCAACTGCATCGAAGCTTATTCATCATGGCAAGCAACGAGGTTTTGTCACTATTCATATTCATGACCCCAGGAAGACTGGCTCGGAACTGGCCAAAAAGATTATCGCACGATACGGGTTACAGGATGTCAGGCTAGCGCAATTACCTAGGGAAACACATTCTGATCTTTTACGTGAACTAGGACGAGCCGGCGCCGATCTTCTCAGCGAACACATTCGCGATGATATGAAGGTAGGCGTTTCCTGGGGGAACACGATGTTTGCGGTTGCTCAGCACCTACCAGTAACGGATGTACATGGTGTTGAAATTGTGCAATTAAAAGGCGGCACTTCACATTCGCAGTACAGCACGAATGATATTGGAACCATTAATAAGTTTTGTTCGGCCTTTCATGCACAGGCCAGAACACTACCCCTCCCGGTAATTTTTGATAATGCGGAAGCCAAGCGCATTGTTGAACAAGACCGCCATATTGCACATATTTTACAATTGGGTCGTTTGACAGATGTGGTGATTTTTACCGTCGGTGAAGTCCACCCGAAATCGTTACTGCTTAACCTTGGCTACTTGACCCAAGAAGAGATTGATTTGCTTGTGGAACGCGCCGCAGGCGATGCCTGCTCGCGTTTCTTTACCAAAGAAGGCGAAATCGCACTTCCAAGTGTTGATGAGCGGACCGTAGGAATTACACTGGAAGACCTTGCAGCTCGACCAATGCGCATTTTGGTGGCAGGCGGTACCGAAAAAGTCACAGCAATCCATACCGCCTTAACAATGGGTTTAGCCACTCACCTAGTTATCGATCAGGGCACCGCTCAACGCATACTTGATCTTGGCTAA
- the deoC gene encoding deoxyribose-phosphate aldolase has protein sequence MNLTRAEVAAYIDHTLLKPEATHTQVADVVTEAHRLGTFSICVSPSMLPVEVPNGLAVATVVGFPSGAVDMEIKASEAAKAVAQGANEIDMVINLAFAKEGDWDKLTQEIKTVKEACGDALLKVIIESAALTDHEIIHCCQAAERAGADFVKTSTGFHPAGGATTHAVSLMRETVGDRLGVKASGGIRTAEAALAMIEAGASRLGLSASAAILNGLPE, from the coding sequence ATGAATCTCACCCGCGCTGAAGTGGCAGCGTATATCGATCACACCTTGCTCAAACCAGAAGCTACCCACACACAGGTTGCTGATGTGGTTACTGAGGCACATCGTTTAGGCACGTTTTCTATTTGCGTCTCCCCATCAATGCTGCCTGTAGAAGTACCAAATGGGTTGGCGGTGGCTACAGTTGTGGGGTTCCCTTCAGGCGCGGTGGATATGGAGATCAAGGCGAGTGAAGCGGCAAAGGCCGTTGCTCAAGGCGCTAATGAAATCGATATGGTAATTAATCTCGCCTTCGCAAAAGAAGGCGATTGGGACAAACTCACACAAGAAATCAAGACCGTTAAGGAAGCGTGCGGCGATGCGCTACTTAAAGTAATTATTGAATCCGCAGCGCTTACCGATCATGAGATTATTCACTGCTGTCAGGCTGCAGAACGTGCCGGTGCAGATTTTGTAAAGACATCTACCGGTTTTCACCCAGCGGGTGGTGCTACAACCCATGCAGTTTCACTTATGCGTGAGACCGTTGGTGACCGCCTTGGTGTAAAAGCATCTGGTGGTATTCGCACTGCTGAGGCTGCACTCGCCATGATTGAAGCAGGCGCTTCTCGCCTCGGGCTTTCGGCATCCGCCGCGATCCTCAACGGCCTTCCCGAGTAA
- a CDS encoding exonuclease domain-containing protein, producing MSHPFAVVDLKTTGFSANDRIVEIGVVLLESDASRSGTWETLIKPNRKIPNPDVHGITGPMVVAAPRFAEIAEELGELLQDRIVVTHDARLKIRMLRREFARLGVEVDISPVCTQTMAASILPGKPKTLDDCLVAIGKEPLDEHYALAVAEGTATLLQYFLQSHPLPKDCALTYLPPLPTPAAKPPHPRSHGKGSGGSQPDEEVEPPTEVFRQPSVESVKSAAATEVTPEAEAPTEIFQQLPGPFMESAKPSRTPKSRPSHRKPTKKPKPSKTEATPVVSVAPVAAGMKSAPVSDAVHATDVPELASIANIGASLPTEVFAAPHAEMFSLPQEIKENVALPLQNKAVANLAPEAKAKVEEIFEGLATGQHDAQTETEIDPLAVWLTGIADRIPKTGDRDADYYLCFLRAVLVDGQISSTAVEALMACAEALGINRDEVQDLHGRFVRQVAIEAWVEDSFSDAERGYLKHAATQLGVDTHLIEEILAEPEEDTSDVTPGALFASGDRITFTGNLAVPKDAWEARARRIGLDVGEVTPESAVVVAADKHSTSERARRARELDIPIIDEISFARQLSSFHNQLAGDVNDPPNSLDMVLFPWAAEFTPPPTSVGEVAALWISNHPEEPLCRMSAVLSPDLIPDGLDRNSRTVAGWFADFPNPLNATVRALSELHGVGKLRLQQFIHAVVDTAIEMAERQRQAEAEIKANFLADYEDVDTVEFTAAEAFADIEYDVSASASSGSAAEYIVDAVVIDETWSAAPELNADLTHLIQWCTVAGYSPDLPEPVVQWVDALIEQVPDPIENAVAAALAEIDAIVSKDPRGPVIFAGRLQGSRTLDDIGTELGLTRERIRQLEKSLRQRLTTESPSVSLLTSAIAYRFLPLAPSAEVAKLLTSNGLKILSAVTDVWELEEDWVCIPGFADQVAETLATFSDDWGVCSLHEIAKPLDVASELLAEYLQRDRRLRVEGDRIFTRNDSYQDRAGAALATAGKPMTADEIIAGIGSGNARSMSNQLSADPRFMRVRPETWALAEWGMEEYTTIFDWIARRVDAAGEISLNDLIRDAHTIGAAESSIRTYCSTGEFVIENGVVRRAEAPVVNDASPSEVPNFYRRGKTWSLLLTVNNDHLRGSGFGVHRGVCALVDVPFLGEVELPSRLGAQAVRYSRAGSSLGTIRRFLLDLEVIEGDRVWLEFHDDGHFDITKATPLMEEPDVANLMGLDVKRSELVAAVNRSLGLQTNAPRRRAVAILRHRYQDDLADMVRELV from the coding sequence ATGTCTCATCCTTTTGCTGTTGTCGATCTCAAGACCACCGGCTTCAGCGCCAATGACAGGATCGTCGAGATCGGAGTTGTGCTGCTTGAGTCCGATGCTTCTCGCAGTGGAACTTGGGAGACACTCATTAAACCGAATCGGAAAATTCCGAATCCGGACGTTCATGGGATCACCGGCCCAATGGTGGTGGCAGCACCACGCTTTGCTGAGATCGCCGAAGAGTTAGGCGAGCTGCTTCAAGATCGAATTGTGGTCACACACGATGCCCGACTGAAAATCCGAATGCTACGCCGCGAATTTGCCAGGCTCGGCGTCGAGGTCGATATTTCTCCGGTGTGTACCCAAACTATGGCAGCTTCAATATTGCCGGGAAAACCAAAAACCCTTGATGATTGCCTTGTAGCCATAGGAAAGGAACCATTAGATGAGCATTATGCGCTTGCGGTGGCGGAGGGGACTGCAACGCTCCTGCAATATTTCCTGCAATCACATCCGCTCCCGAAGGATTGCGCCTTAACGTATCTGCCACCATTGCCAACACCTGCAGCGAAACCTCCGCATCCGCGCAGTCATGGCAAAGGGTCTGGAGGTTCACAACCTGATGAAGAGGTAGAGCCACCAACGGAGGTATTCCGGCAGCCAAGCGTGGAATCAGTAAAATCTGCTGCGGCTACAGAAGTTACTCCAGAAGCGGAGGCTCCAACGGAAATATTCCAGCAATTACCAGGGCCTTTTATGGAGTCTGCGAAACCTTCGCGAACCCCGAAATCACGGCCGAGCCACCGTAAACCTACAAAGAAGCCTAAGCCTTCAAAAACGGAGGCTACGCCCGTAGTTTCGGTTGCGCCGGTAGCTGCTGGAATGAAATCTGCACCTGTTTCAGATGCGGTGCACGCGACCGATGTGCCGGAATTGGCATCGATTGCAAATATTGGGGCTTCATTACCTACCGAGGTTTTTGCTGCACCCCATGCGGAAATGTTTTCACTCCCGCAGGAAATTAAAGAAAATGTGGCTTTGCCGCTGCAAAATAAAGCTGTGGCGAACCTCGCGCCCGAGGCAAAAGCAAAAGTTGAAGAGATTTTTGAGGGCTTAGCTACCGGGCAACACGACGCCCAGACGGAAACGGAAATAGATCCGCTTGCGGTTTGGCTTACAGGAATCGCAGATCGGATACCAAAAACCGGAGATCGTGATGCTGATTACTACCTGTGCTTTTTGCGAGCAGTACTTGTTGATGGGCAAATTAGCTCAACTGCGGTAGAGGCATTGATGGCCTGCGCAGAAGCTCTGGGGATTAATCGAGATGAGGTGCAGGACCTTCATGGGAGGTTTGTCCGGCAGGTAGCCATTGAAGCATGGGTAGAGGATTCATTTAGCGACGCCGAACGGGGCTATTTAAAGCATGCCGCAACCCAGTTGGGCGTCGATACGCACCTTATTGAGGAAATACTTGCCGAACCTGAGGAAGATACTAGCGATGTCACTCCCGGAGCCTTATTTGCTTCCGGTGACCGCATTACCTTTACCGGAAACCTTGCCGTCCCTAAAGACGCCTGGGAAGCCCGTGCTCGGCGCATTGGCCTAGATGTTGGTGAAGTTACCCCAGAAAGCGCTGTGGTAGTAGCCGCTGATAAACACTCAACCAGTGAACGTGCCCGGCGAGCCCGCGAACTCGATATCCCCATTATCGACGAAATTTCCTTTGCAAGGCAGCTCAGCAGTTTTCATAACCAGCTCGCAGGCGATGTGAATGACCCTCCAAACAGCCTCGATATGGTGCTTTTCCCATGGGCCGCCGAATTCACACCACCCCCAACATCGGTGGGGGAAGTCGCCGCACTATGGATTTCAAATCATCCGGAAGAACCACTTTGCCGCATGTCTGCGGTACTGAGCCCCGACTTGATACCTGACGGGTTAGACCGCAATTCCCGAACCGTTGCAGGCTGGTTTGCAGACTTTCCCAACCCCCTTAATGCCACCGTGCGGGCACTATCCGAACTGCACGGAGTAGGAAAACTACGTCTTCAACAGTTCATTCATGCCGTAGTAGATACCGCAATTGAAATGGCAGAACGGCAACGCCAAGCCGAAGCCGAAATCAAAGCAAACTTCCTTGCCGATTATGAAGACGTAGATACCGTTGAATTCACTGCCGCTGAAGCATTCGCAGATATCGAATACGATGTTTCCGCTAGTGCCTCAAGCGGCTCTGCTGCCGAATATATTGTTGACGCGGTAGTAATCGACGAAACCTGGTCCGCTGCTCCAGAACTCAATGCTGACCTTACCCATCTCATCCAATGGTGTACCGTTGCGGGATATAGCCCAGACCTACCCGAGCCGGTAGTGCAGTGGGTCGATGCTTTAATCGAACAAGTGCCCGACCCTATAGAAAACGCTGTAGCGGCCGCACTCGCCGAAATAGATGCAATTGTCTCCAAAGACCCTCGTGGTCCAGTAATTTTTGCTGGGAGGCTCCAAGGTTCCCGCACATTAGACGATATTGGCACCGAACTTGGCCTTACTCGAGAACGAATCCGCCAACTTGAAAAATCCTTACGGCAACGCTTGACCACCGAATCCCCATCGGTGAGCCTGCTTACATCGGCAATAGCATATCGTTTCTTACCGCTAGCACCCTCCGCTGAAGTGGCAAAACTCCTTACTTCCAATGGTCTAAAAATCCTCAGTGCTGTTACCGATGTTTGGGAGTTGGAAGAAGACTGGGTATGTATTCCCGGCTTTGCTGACCAAGTAGCCGAAACATTAGCAACCTTCTCTGATGATTGGGGGGTTTGCTCCCTGCATGAAATAGCAAAACCCCTCGATGTGGCAAGCGAACTCCTTGCCGAATACCTTCAACGAGACCGCCGCCTGCGGGTAGAAGGTGACCGCATTTTCACCCGCAATGACTCATATCAAGATCGCGCCGGAGCTGCCCTTGCCACCGCAGGAAAGCCAATGACAGCCGATGAAATCATTGCCGGAATTGGCTCTGGAAATGCCCGCTCTATGTCCAACCAACTCTCTGCTGACCCTCGCTTTATGCGGGTCCGACCAGAAACCTGGGCACTTGCCGAATGGGGAATGGAAGAATACACCACAATTTTTGACTGGATTGCGCGCCGAGTCGATGCAGCTGGCGAAATCTCCCTTAATGATCTGATTCGCGACGCCCATACCATTGGCGCTGCCGAAAGCTCCATTCGAACCTACTGTTCAACCGGTGAATTTGTAATAGAAAACGGTGTAGTTCGCCGCGCCGAAGCCCCGGTAGTCAATGATGCCTCCCCAAGCGAAGTGCCAAACTTCTATCGCCGCGGCAAAACCTGGTCACTCCTACTAACTGTAAACAATGACCACCTTCGCGGCTCCGGTTTTGGAGTGCACCGAGGCGTCTGCGCACTTGTGGACGTTCCATTCCTTGGCGAAGTAGAACTACCCAGTAGACTCGGGGCACAGGCAGTTCGCTACAGTCGCGCCGGCAGTTCACTTGGCACAATCCGGCGATTCCTCCTTGACCTCGAAGTCATAGAAGGCGACCGCGTATGGCTAGAATTCCACGACGATGGGCACTTTGATATCACCAAAGCCACACCACTGATGGAAGAACCCGATGTAGCCAATCTTATGGGGCTTGACGTCAAACGCTCCGAACTTGTTGCCGCCGTTAATCGTTCGTTGGGGCTCCAAACCAATGCTCCACGGCGACGTGCAGTAGCAATCCTTCGGCACCGCTACCAAGATGACCTTGCTGACATGGTGAGGGAACTCGTATAA